In a genomic window of Plectropomus leopardus isolate mb chromosome 6, YSFRI_Pleo_2.0, whole genome shotgun sequence:
- the ulk1a gene encoding serine/threonine-protein kinase ULK1a isoform X2 translates to MESVGKFEFNRKDLIGHGAFAVVFKGRHKEKRDWIVAVKCINKKNLAKSQSLLGKEIKILKELKHENIVRLLDYQEMGGCVYLVMEYCNGGDLAEYLHSKGTLSEDTIRVFLQQIGQAMRVLQSKGILHRDLKPQNILLCHPEGRRSSPINTCIKIADFGFARHLQTNTMAATLCGSPMYMAPEVIMSQNYDAKADLWSIGTIVYQCLTGKAPFHASTPQELRLFYESNRTLLPSIPKETSSNLRHLLLGLLKRNHKDRIGFDEFFHHPFLETSSSTKKCSPAPMLSYPSSGSGSSSSGSSTSHLASPQHSDGEIHRLQPKALYSPTQDTPGFLLKEIANQDSRNMSSYSEDYVMVPAQFPSECTCEVEVDSPIESCLIYSGSSLLIERSPRNAGKTPPPSPLLHSPSKSVGKPVEFLSHKCSPSVPIPVPTQIHNYQRMEQNLQSVGLHGSTRATLCCAGSSSPQCGGGRAPSPGFVHNSPQLATGGARPQQSSPRVGMTPKSSEQTLPLSTRTGLLAGSPDIQDNSSPKRVQSRMLNRIRTVQDLQSLDPSPASQTNLSVKSANKNGPFKRSLSTGRLSDMLLKAAFGAHLFEEGSDESLNCDKSMDITAPPTGYYRGFQFSDSPPPAVFIMGSPGKGNTPPDYTISRMLSGSPNYMNSAWLLNSRLVHGGSRRNSETEAMDATPHSSLVFHPPELPEDTLMEAHTDALSELRFTLAFVHCVMELASSKDSGLDAISSPDVSFLEQSLVTDQISLLSREWSYAEQLVLYMKAEEFLSSALHTAKETIKQGRLLPSATVKQVIRKLNELYKSCVTYCRTLNHRLQTFLLDKQKLIDRFNGLTAEKLIYSHTVHMVQSAALDEMFHNGTASIQRYHKAVLLMEGLSRIITEQKDIDSIDKCKQCIERRLSALQT, encoded by the exons ATGGAGTCTGTTGGGAAGTTTGAGTTCAACAGGAAAGACCTGATTGGTCACGGTGCCTTTGCAGTTGTGTTCAAGGGCAGACATAAAGAG AAACGTGACTGGATAGTTGCTGTGAAATGTATCAACAAGAAAAACTTGGCCAAATCCCAGTCTCTGCTTggtaaagaaatcaaaatattgaAG GAActcaaacatgaaaatattgtcAGACTACTTGACTATCAG GAAATGGGAGGATGTGTGTATCTCGTCATGGAG TACTGCAATGGAGGCGACCTGGCGGAGTATCTGCACT CTAAAGGCACGCTTAGTGAGGATACTATCCGAGTATTCCTGCAGCAGATCGGTCAGGCCATGAGGGTCCTGCAGAGCAAAGGCATCCTCCACCGAGACCTCAAACCTCAGAACATCTTGCTCTGCCACCCAGAGGGGCGCAGGTCCAGCCCCATCAACACATGCATTAAGATAG cTGACTTTGGGTTTGCACGTCATCTCCAGACAAACACCATGGCAGCCACGCTGTGTGGCTCTCCCATGTACATG GCTCCTGAGGTCATCATGTCCCAGAACTATGATGCCAAGGCCGACCTGTGGAGCATAGGTACTATTGTGTACCAGTGTCTGACTGGGAAGGCACCATTTCAT gccAGTACACCGCAGGAGCTCCGTCTGTTCTATGAAAGCAACAGGACCCTCTTACCCAG CATCCCAAAGGAGACCTCCAGTAACTTAAGACACCTGCTGTTGGGGCTGCTGAAGAGAAACCACAAAGACCGCATTGGCTTTG ATGAATTTTTCCACCATCCTTTCCTGGAGACGAGTTCATCCACTAAGAAAT GCTCTCCAGCTCCCATGCTCTCCTACCCAAGTTCAGGCTCGGGCAGTTCTTCCAGCGGCTCCTCCACATCCCATCTGGCCTCCCCTCAA CATTCCGATGGAGAAATACACCGACTTCAGCCCAAAGCGTTGTATTCCCCTACACAGGACACCCCGGGATTCCTGCTGAAAGAAATAGCCAATCAAGACAGCAGAAACATGTCATCTTACTCAGAGGACTATGTCATGGTGCCTGCCCAGTTTCCCA GCGAGTGCACATGTGAAGTGGAAGTTGACTCACCTATTGAGAGTTGCCTGATATACAGCGG GAGCTCATTACTGATTGAGAGAAGTCCTAGAAATGCTGGGAAGACACCTCCACCGTCTCCCCTGCTGCACTCTCCCTCCAAGTCTGTTGG CAAGCCAGTTGAATTCCTCAGCCATAAGTGCAGCCCCTCGGTGCCCATTCCTGTCCCAACTCAGATCCATAACTACCAGCGTATGGAACAGAACCTGCAATCTGTCGGCCTGCACGGCTCCACCAG GGCTACGCTCTGCTGTGCTGGCAGCAGCTCCCCACAATGTGGAGGCGGTAGAGCTCCAAGTCCAGGATTTGTCCACAACTCCCCACAACTGGCAACTGGAGGGGCCCGACCACAGCAGTCCTCCCCGCGAG TTGGAATGACCCCAAAGTCCTCAGAGCAGACTCTCCCGCTCAGCACAAGAACTGGACTGCTAGCCGGCTCTCCTGACATTCAGGACAACTCCAGTCCCAAG CGGGTTCAATCAAGAATGCTAAATCGAATCAGGACAGTCCAAGACCTGCAGTCTCTTGACCCATCTCCTGCTTCCCAGACCAACCTCAGTGTGAAATCAGCCAATAAAAATGGCCCTTTTAAAAG ATCACTGAGCACAGGCAGGCTGTCTGACATGCTGCTGAAGGCGGCCTTTGGAGCTCACCTTTTTGAAGAGGGAAGCGATGAGAGCCTCAACTGTGACAAAAGCATGGATATAACAG CTCCTCCTACTGGTTACTATAGAGGCTTTCAGTTCTCAGACAGTCCACCTCCTGCGGTCTTCATTATGGGTTCTCCAGGCAAAGGAAACACTCCTCCTGATTACACAATATCAAGGATGCTCTCAG GCTCCCCCAACTACATGAACTCAGCCTGGCTACTGAACAGTCGCCTTGTCCACGGAGGAAGCCGAAGAAACAGTGAGACAGAAGCCATGGATGCTACACCACACAGCAGTCTCGTCTTTCACCCTCCAGAGCTCCCTGAAGATACACTGATGGAG GCTCACACAGATGCTCTGAGCGAACTGCGTTTCACTTTGGCTTTCGTCCACTGTGTTATGGAATTGGCTTCTTCTAAGGACTCTGGGCTGGATGCCATCAGCAGTCCGGATGTTTCCTTTCTAGAGCAGAGCCTGGTAACAGATCAGATCAGCCTTCTGAGTAGAGAATGGAG CTATGCAGAGCAGTTAGTGTTGTACATGAAGGCTGAAGAGTTCCTGTCATCGGCACTTCACACTGCCAAAGAAACAATCAAACAAGGCCGCCTCCTTCCCTCTGCTACAGTCAAACAAG TGATCAGGAAGCTGAATGAACTGTACAAGAGCTGTGTGACGTACTGTCGCACTCTCAACCATCGCCTGCAGACCTTCTTACTTGACAAACAGAAGCTGATAGACCGCTTCAACGGACTCACAGCGGAGAAGCTCATCTACAGCCACACTGTGCACATG GTACAGAGTGCTGCTCTAGATGAGATGTTCCACAATGGCACAGCGTCGATCCAGCGCTACCACAAAGCCGTGTTGCTAATGGAGGGTCTGTCCCGAATCATCACCGAGCAAAAGGACATTGACAGCATTGATAAAT GTAAGCAGTGTATCGAGAGACGCCTGTCCGCCCTGCAGACTTAA
- the ulk1a gene encoding serine/threonine-protein kinase ULK1a isoform X1, producing MESVGKFEFNRKDLIGHGAFAVVFKGRHKEKRDWIVAVKCINKKNLAKSQSLLGKEIKILKELKHENIVRLLDYQEMGGCVYLVMEYCNGGDLAEYLHSKGTLSEDTIRVFLQQIGQAMRVLQSKGILHRDLKPQNILLCHPEGRRSSPINTCIKIADFGFARHLQTNTMAATLCGSPMYMAPEVIMSQNYDAKADLWSIGTIVYQCLTGKAPFHASTPQELRLFYESNRTLLPSIPKETSSNLRHLLLGLLKRNHKDRIGFDEFFHHPFLETSSSTKKCSPAPMLSYPSSGSGSSSSGSSTSHLASPQHSDGEIHRLQPKALYSPTQDTPGFLLKEIANQDSRNMSSYSEDYVMVPAQFPSECTCEVEVDSPIESCLIYSGSSLLIERSPRNAGKTPPPSPLLHSPSKSVGKPVEFLSHKCSPSVPIPVPTQIHNYQRMEQNLQSVGLHGSTRATLCCAGSSSPQCGGGRAPSPGFVHNSPQLATGGARPQQSSPRVGMTPKSSEQTLPLSTRTGLLAGSPDIQDNSSPKRVQSRMLNRIRTVQDLQSLDPSPASQTNLSVKSANKNGPFKRSLSTGRLSDMLLKAAFGAHLFEEGSDESLNCDKSMDITAPPTGYYRGFQFSDSPPPAVFIMGSPGKGNTPPDYTISRMLSGSPNYMNSAWLLNSRLVHGGSRRNSETEAMDATPHSSLVFHPPELPEDTLMEQAHTDALSELRFTLAFVHCVMELASSKDSGLDAISSPDVSFLEQSLVTDQISLLSREWSYAEQLVLYMKAEEFLSSALHTAKETIKQGRLLPSATVKQVIRKLNELYKSCVTYCRTLNHRLQTFLLDKQKLIDRFNGLTAEKLIYSHTVHMVQSAALDEMFHNGTASIQRYHKAVLLMEGLSRIITEQKDIDSIDKCKQCIERRLSALQT from the exons ATGGAGTCTGTTGGGAAGTTTGAGTTCAACAGGAAAGACCTGATTGGTCACGGTGCCTTTGCAGTTGTGTTCAAGGGCAGACATAAAGAG AAACGTGACTGGATAGTTGCTGTGAAATGTATCAACAAGAAAAACTTGGCCAAATCCCAGTCTCTGCTTggtaaagaaatcaaaatattgaAG GAActcaaacatgaaaatattgtcAGACTACTTGACTATCAG GAAATGGGAGGATGTGTGTATCTCGTCATGGAG TACTGCAATGGAGGCGACCTGGCGGAGTATCTGCACT CTAAAGGCACGCTTAGTGAGGATACTATCCGAGTATTCCTGCAGCAGATCGGTCAGGCCATGAGGGTCCTGCAGAGCAAAGGCATCCTCCACCGAGACCTCAAACCTCAGAACATCTTGCTCTGCCACCCAGAGGGGCGCAGGTCCAGCCCCATCAACACATGCATTAAGATAG cTGACTTTGGGTTTGCACGTCATCTCCAGACAAACACCATGGCAGCCACGCTGTGTGGCTCTCCCATGTACATG GCTCCTGAGGTCATCATGTCCCAGAACTATGATGCCAAGGCCGACCTGTGGAGCATAGGTACTATTGTGTACCAGTGTCTGACTGGGAAGGCACCATTTCAT gccAGTACACCGCAGGAGCTCCGTCTGTTCTATGAAAGCAACAGGACCCTCTTACCCAG CATCCCAAAGGAGACCTCCAGTAACTTAAGACACCTGCTGTTGGGGCTGCTGAAGAGAAACCACAAAGACCGCATTGGCTTTG ATGAATTTTTCCACCATCCTTTCCTGGAGACGAGTTCATCCACTAAGAAAT GCTCTCCAGCTCCCATGCTCTCCTACCCAAGTTCAGGCTCGGGCAGTTCTTCCAGCGGCTCCTCCACATCCCATCTGGCCTCCCCTCAA CATTCCGATGGAGAAATACACCGACTTCAGCCCAAAGCGTTGTATTCCCCTACACAGGACACCCCGGGATTCCTGCTGAAAGAAATAGCCAATCAAGACAGCAGAAACATGTCATCTTACTCAGAGGACTATGTCATGGTGCCTGCCCAGTTTCCCA GCGAGTGCACATGTGAAGTGGAAGTTGACTCACCTATTGAGAGTTGCCTGATATACAGCGG GAGCTCATTACTGATTGAGAGAAGTCCTAGAAATGCTGGGAAGACACCTCCACCGTCTCCCCTGCTGCACTCTCCCTCCAAGTCTGTTGG CAAGCCAGTTGAATTCCTCAGCCATAAGTGCAGCCCCTCGGTGCCCATTCCTGTCCCAACTCAGATCCATAACTACCAGCGTATGGAACAGAACCTGCAATCTGTCGGCCTGCACGGCTCCACCAG GGCTACGCTCTGCTGTGCTGGCAGCAGCTCCCCACAATGTGGAGGCGGTAGAGCTCCAAGTCCAGGATTTGTCCACAACTCCCCACAACTGGCAACTGGAGGGGCCCGACCACAGCAGTCCTCCCCGCGAG TTGGAATGACCCCAAAGTCCTCAGAGCAGACTCTCCCGCTCAGCACAAGAACTGGACTGCTAGCCGGCTCTCCTGACATTCAGGACAACTCCAGTCCCAAG CGGGTTCAATCAAGAATGCTAAATCGAATCAGGACAGTCCAAGACCTGCAGTCTCTTGACCCATCTCCTGCTTCCCAGACCAACCTCAGTGTGAAATCAGCCAATAAAAATGGCCCTTTTAAAAG ATCACTGAGCACAGGCAGGCTGTCTGACATGCTGCTGAAGGCGGCCTTTGGAGCTCACCTTTTTGAAGAGGGAAGCGATGAGAGCCTCAACTGTGACAAAAGCATGGATATAACAG CTCCTCCTACTGGTTACTATAGAGGCTTTCAGTTCTCAGACAGTCCACCTCCTGCGGTCTTCATTATGGGTTCTCCAGGCAAAGGAAACACTCCTCCTGATTACACAATATCAAGGATGCTCTCAG GCTCCCCCAACTACATGAACTCAGCCTGGCTACTGAACAGTCGCCTTGTCCACGGAGGAAGCCGAAGAAACAGTGAGACAGAAGCCATGGATGCTACACCACACAGCAGTCTCGTCTTTCACCCTCCAGAGCTCCCTGAAGATACACTGATGGAG CAGGCTCACACAGATGCTCTGAGCGAACTGCGTTTCACTTTGGCTTTCGTCCACTGTGTTATGGAATTGGCTTCTTCTAAGGACTCTGGGCTGGATGCCATCAGCAGTCCGGATGTTTCCTTTCTAGAGCAGAGCCTGGTAACAGATCAGATCAGCCTTCTGAGTAGAGAATGGAG CTATGCAGAGCAGTTAGTGTTGTACATGAAGGCTGAAGAGTTCCTGTCATCGGCACTTCACACTGCCAAAGAAACAATCAAACAAGGCCGCCTCCTTCCCTCTGCTACAGTCAAACAAG TGATCAGGAAGCTGAATGAACTGTACAAGAGCTGTGTGACGTACTGTCGCACTCTCAACCATCGCCTGCAGACCTTCTTACTTGACAAACAGAAGCTGATAGACCGCTTCAACGGACTCACAGCGGAGAAGCTCATCTACAGCCACACTGTGCACATG GTACAGAGTGCTGCTCTAGATGAGATGTTCCACAATGGCACAGCGTCGATCCAGCGCTACCACAAAGCCGTGTTGCTAATGGAGGGTCTGTCCCGAATCATCACCGAGCAAAAGGACATTGACAGCATTGATAAAT GTAAGCAGTGTATCGAGAGACGCCTGTCCGCCCTGCAGACTTAA